A window of the Lactuca sativa cultivar Salinas chromosome 7, Lsat_Salinas_v11, whole genome shotgun sequence genome harbors these coding sequences:
- the LOC111905965 gene encoding F-box/FBD/LRR-repeat protein At5g56420, translating into MKESKLANASEGELDGVDMMSKLPDDILQLILSRIPSTEELTRTSILSRRWRYLWTSIPSIDIDFTRGVGLSYGFLILKSDVFKEFVDWVLLNKPLVLDSFRLWCASCCNMSTIRRWIHAAAVRKFKLLDMLFRPIDDSEDIEMPDCLVACASLEVLRLHLMRGPPSVPKFTGFPALRVLELNDVDLLKDDLVKYFLESCPLLEDLSLIDCPAYSLVISSPMLKNLRIDTQELVDDDGYVEEGLDIDWAMCLSLEISCPKLVCLTLTGYVATEFLFNNLCSLKKAVIYAEELFEVEEPIYDLFYDMRHVESLSISLRSVEQMGFRDDDDPISLPNLKTLELTVDALHVLIRFLTCLPDLEYLHLVFPKNVYGLDKWNQDEATPETMSILTRHLKKVEFLEFQENKPELNLARSLLEHGNELEEMVFSWSDEAKFHERSMETMNQVSEFHKASSAVKLTGVINLNQLNPWLGPKIPEFVLIQVDSSS; encoded by the exons ATGAAGGAATCCAAGCTAGCAAATGCATCAGAAGGCGAATTAGATGGGGTTGATATGATGAGTAAGTTGCCGGATGATATTCTTCAATTGATTCTTTCACGTATTCCAAGTACCGAAGAATTAACACGAACCAGCATTTTGTCGAGACGATGGAGGTATTTGTGGACTTCAATTCCCTCTATAGACATAGATTTTACCCGAGGAGTGGGTCTCTCATatggatttctgatattgaaAAGTGACGTATTTAAAGAGTTTGTGGATTGGGTTTTACTAAACAAACCTCTCGTTTTGGATAGTTTTCGTTTATGGTGTGCGAGTTGCTGCAATATGTCGACCATACGGCGATGGATTCATGCCGCTGCTGTGAGAAAATTCAAACTGCTTGACATGTTGTTTCGCCCAATAGATGATTCTGAGGATATTGAGATGCCCGATTGTCTGGTGGCTTGCGCTTCGCTTGAGGTATTAAGGTTGCATTTGATGAGAGGTCCTCCAAGTGTGCCCAAATTTACAGGGTTTCCGGCACTTAGGGTTCTTGAGCTGAACGATGTTGATTTATTGAAGGATGATTTAGTAAAATATTTTCTCGAAAGCTGCCCATTGCTTGAGGATTTGAGTTTGATAGATTGCCCTGCCTATTCTCTTGTTATTTCATCTCCGATGCTCAAGAATCTGAGAATTGATACCCAAGAACTAGTTGATGATGATGGGTACGTTGAGGAGGGATTAGATATAGATTGGGCCATGTGTCTAAGCCTTGAGATTTCTTGCCCAAAACTGGTGTGTTTAACGTTAACGGGTTATGTAGCTACGGAGTTTCTCTTTAACAATCTATGTTCATTGAAGAAAGCTGTGATTTACGCTGAAGAATTGTTTGAAGTTGAGGAACCCATTTATGATTTGTTTTATGACATGCGTCATGTGGAATCTTTGTCGATCAGCCTTCGCTCTGTTGAACAG ATGGGCTTTAGAGATGATGATGACCCTATATCTCTACCTAATCTCAAGACGTTGGAGCTTACAGTTGATGCCCTACATGTACTCATCCGATTTCTCACCTGTCTTCCAGATCTGGAGTATCTTCATTTGGTTTTTCCAAAG AATGTTTATGGATTGGACAAGTGGAATCAAGATGAAGCTACACCTGAAACAATGAGCATCTTGACTCGTCATCTGAAAAAGGTGGAGTTTCTTGAATTCCAAGAAAATAAGCCTGAACTAAATTTAGCCCGTTCCTTATTGGAGCATGGAAATGAATTGGAGGAAATGGTTTTCAGTTGGAGTGATGAAGCCAAGTTCCATGAGAGGTCAATGGAGACTATGAATCAAGTCTCAGAATTTCACAAGGCTTCTTCAGCTGTCAAACTTACAGGTGTGATCAACCTAAACCAACTCAACCCATGGCTGGGCCCAAAAATACCAGAATTCGTCCTGATTCAAGTCGATTCCAGCTCATGA